In Leishmania infantum JPCM5 genome chromosome 33, a genomic segment contains:
- a CDS encoding putative 40S ribosomal protein S13: MVRMHGNGRGKASSALPYRRTPPAWLKIASRNVVKMVCKSSRKGMMPSQIGMELRDSMGIAQVKNVTGRKILRILKHSGLAPEIPEDLYFLVKRATQMRKHLERHTTDRDTKYRLILVESRIHRLARYYKRVKQLPPTWKYESSTASAMVA, from the coding sequence ATGGTGCGCATGCACGGCAACGGTCGGGGCAAGGCCTCGTCCGCTCTTCCCTACCGCCGCACTCCCCCGGCGTGGCTGAAGATTGCGAGCCGCAACGTGGTGAAGATGGTGTGCAAGAGCTCCCGCAAGGGTATGATGCCCAGCCAGATCGGCATGGAGCTGCGTGATTCCATGGGCATTGCCCAGGTGAAGAACGTGACCGGCCGCAAGATCCTGCGCATCCTCAAGCACAGCGGCCTGGCCCCGGAGATCCCGGAGGATCTGTACTTCCTGGTGAAGCGCGCCACCCAGATGCGCAAGCACCTCGAGCGCCACACGACGGACCGCGACACCAAGTACCGCCTCATCCTGGTCGAGTCCCGCATCCACCGCCTGGCCCGCTACTACAAGCGCGTCAagcagctgccgcccacGTGGAAGTACGAGTCCAGCACGGCCTCCGCCATGGTCGCGTAA